A part of Numenius arquata chromosome 16, bNumArq3.hap1.1, whole genome shotgun sequence genomic DNA contains:
- the TBX1 gene encoding T-box transcription factor TBX1 isoform X1 — protein sequence MISAISSPWLTQLSHFCDVAAFTANSLSSLNASGGYHLSPSPGDPYGQHEPPHYEPCTAQQHPHPPPQPQHGYSFGGGAGGAASGPAAVSGCSAGAAAAAKAPVKKNPKVANVSVQLEMKALWDEFNQLGTEMIVTKAGRRMFPTFQVKIFGMDPMADYMLLMDFVPVDDKRYRYAFHSSSWLVAGKADPATPGRVHYHPDSPAKGAQWMKQIVSFDKLKLTNNLLDDNGHIILNSMHRYQPRFHVVYVDPRKDSEKYAEENFKTFVFEETRFTAVTAYQNHRITQLKIASNPFAKGFRDCDPEDWPRNHRPGALPLMSAFARSRNPVSSPAHQNGTEKDAAEGRREPEREAAGGPPLPAEAAHQQLLSRVLSPALPGGGGGLLPLGGGRPSPPHHELRLEPAASEPLHHHPYKYPPAAAAAYDHYLGAKSRPAPYPLPGIRGHGYHHHHHHHHHVNAAAANMYSPAGPPANYDYGPR from the exons ATGATTTCAGCTATCTCCAGCCCCTGGCTCACCCAGCTGTCCCATTTTTGCGATGTTGCAGCTTTCACGGCCAACAGCCTGAGCAGCCTGAACGCCTCCGGGGGGTaccacctctccccctccccgggggacCCGTACGGACAGCATGAGCCGCCGCACTACGAGCCCTGCACGGCTCAGCAGCACCCGCACCCgccgccccagccccagcacggcTACTCCttcggcggg GgcgccgggggagccgcctcggGGCCGGCCGCCGTCTCGGGCTGCTCGGCGGGGGCTGCCGCCGCGGCCAAGGCGCCGGTGAAGAAGAACCCCAAGGTGGCCAACGTGAGCGTCCAGCTGGAGATGAAGGCGCTGTGGGACGAGTTCAACCAGCTGGGCACCGAGATGATCGTCACCAAGGCCGGCAG GCGCATGTTCCCCACCTTCCAGGTGAAGATATTCGGGATGGATCCCATGGCTGACTACATGCTCCTCATGGATTTCGTCCCCGTGGACGACAAGCGATACCG GTACGCcttccacagctcctcctggctggTGGCCGGCAAAGCCGACCCCGCCACCCCCGGGAGGGTGCACTACCACCCCGACTCCCCGGCCAAAGGGGCGCAGTGGATGAAGCAGATCGTTTCCTTCGATAAGCTCAAACTGACCAACAATTTGCTGGATGACAACGGGCAT ATCATTTTGAACTCCATGCACAGATACCAGCCGCGTTTTCACGTGGTCTACGTGGACCCCCGGAAAGACAGTGAGAAATACGCGGAGGAGAACTTCAAAACCTTCGTCTTCGAGGAGACGCGCTTCACGGCCGTGACCGCCTACCAGAACCACCgg ATCACGCAGCTGAAGATCGCCAGCAACCCTTTCGCCAAGGGATTCAGAGACTGCGACCCTGAGGACTG GCCCAGGAATCACAGGCCAGGGGCCCTTCCTCTCATGAGCGCTTTTGCCAGATCCCGGAATCCAGTCTCTTCCCCAGCCCACCAGAACGGGACAGAGAAAG ATGCCGCCGAGGGCCGCCGGGAGCcggagcgggaggcggcgggggggccgcCGCTGCCGGCCGAGGCCGcgcaccagcagctcctctcccggGTGCTCAGCCCCGCgctgccgggcggcggcggcggcctcctGCCCTTGGGCGGCGGCCGGCCCAGCCCGCCCCACCACGAACTGCGCCTGGAGCCCGCCGCCTCGGAGCCGCTCCACCACCACCCCTACAAGTAcccgccggcggcggccgccgcctaCGACCACTACCTGGGGGCGAAGAGCCGGCCCGCCCCGTACCCCCTCCCCGGCATCCGCGGGCACGGctaccaccatcaccaccaccaccatcaccacgtGAACGCGGCGGCCGCCAACATGTACTCGCCGGCCGGGCCGCCCGCCAACTACGACTACGGGCCCCGGTAA
- the TBX1 gene encoding T-box transcription factor TBX1 isoform X2, producing the protein MHFSTVTRDMEAFTANSLSSLNASGGYHLSPSPGDPYGQHEPPHYEPCTAQQHPHPPPQPQHGYSFGGGAGGAASGPAAVSGCSAGAAAAAKAPVKKNPKVANVSVQLEMKALWDEFNQLGTEMIVTKAGRRMFPTFQVKIFGMDPMADYMLLMDFVPVDDKRYRYAFHSSSWLVAGKADPATPGRVHYHPDSPAKGAQWMKQIVSFDKLKLTNNLLDDNGHIILNSMHRYQPRFHVVYVDPRKDSEKYAEENFKTFVFEETRFTAVTAYQNHRITQLKIASNPFAKGFRDCDPEDWPRNHRPGALPLMSAFARSRNPVSSPAHQNGTEKDAAEGRREPEREAAGGPPLPAEAAHQQLLSRVLSPALPGGGGGLLPLGGGRPSPPHHELRLEPAASEPLHHHPYKYPPAAAAAYDHYLGAKSRPAPYPLPGIRGHGYHHHHHHHHHVNAAAANMYSPAGPPANYDYGPR; encoded by the exons ATGCACTTCAGCACCGTCACCAGGGACATGGAAG CTTTCACGGCCAACAGCCTGAGCAGCCTGAACGCCTCCGGGGGGTaccacctctccccctccccgggggacCCGTACGGACAGCATGAGCCGCCGCACTACGAGCCCTGCACGGCTCAGCAGCACCCGCACCCgccgccccagccccagcacggcTACTCCttcggcggg GgcgccgggggagccgcctcggGGCCGGCCGCCGTCTCGGGCTGCTCGGCGGGGGCTGCCGCCGCGGCCAAGGCGCCGGTGAAGAAGAACCCCAAGGTGGCCAACGTGAGCGTCCAGCTGGAGATGAAGGCGCTGTGGGACGAGTTCAACCAGCTGGGCACCGAGATGATCGTCACCAAGGCCGGCAG GCGCATGTTCCCCACCTTCCAGGTGAAGATATTCGGGATGGATCCCATGGCTGACTACATGCTCCTCATGGATTTCGTCCCCGTGGACGACAAGCGATACCG GTACGCcttccacagctcctcctggctggTGGCCGGCAAAGCCGACCCCGCCACCCCCGGGAGGGTGCACTACCACCCCGACTCCCCGGCCAAAGGGGCGCAGTGGATGAAGCAGATCGTTTCCTTCGATAAGCTCAAACTGACCAACAATTTGCTGGATGACAACGGGCAT ATCATTTTGAACTCCATGCACAGATACCAGCCGCGTTTTCACGTGGTCTACGTGGACCCCCGGAAAGACAGTGAGAAATACGCGGAGGAGAACTTCAAAACCTTCGTCTTCGAGGAGACGCGCTTCACGGCCGTGACCGCCTACCAGAACCACCgg ATCACGCAGCTGAAGATCGCCAGCAACCCTTTCGCCAAGGGATTCAGAGACTGCGACCCTGAGGACTG GCCCAGGAATCACAGGCCAGGGGCCCTTCCTCTCATGAGCGCTTTTGCCAGATCCCGGAATCCAGTCTCTTCCCCAGCCCACCAGAACGGGACAGAGAAAG ATGCCGCCGAGGGCCGCCGGGAGCcggagcgggaggcggcgggggggccgcCGCTGCCGGCCGAGGCCGcgcaccagcagctcctctcccggGTGCTCAGCCCCGCgctgccgggcggcggcggcggcctcctGCCCTTGGGCGGCGGCCGGCCCAGCCCGCCCCACCACGAACTGCGCCTGGAGCCCGCCGCCTCGGAGCCGCTCCACCACCACCCCTACAAGTAcccgccggcggcggccgccgcctaCGACCACTACCTGGGGGCGAAGAGCCGGCCCGCCCCGTACCCCCTCCCCGGCATCCGCGGGCACGGctaccaccatcaccaccaccaccatcaccacgtGAACGCGGCGGCCGCCAACATGTACTCGCCGGCCGGGCCGCCCGCCAACTACGACTACGGGCCCCGGTAA